One window of Leptospira yasudae genomic DNA carries:
- a CDS encoding adenylate/guanylate cyclase domain-containing protein, with translation MNVLRSFVLFLCFTFCSCDWIQPVPFPKAEKGILDLQDWDFEKNGPALLEGEFRFLWKTFSSESWPQNSSFASVPKSWIKLTDEEGKNFPSLGYATYFLKIRLPDSLVNQELALQADISETAYEVYLGSQKLGKIGDIGISSETSRPEWNKKIFSFYNTEKEPVLKILISNFHHARGGLTGKFFIGKSSAIQSIREKRLTLEVFVFGSLAIMGLYHLTLFLLRQDEKSVLYFGILCLIYCFRSASTGENLIQVLLPGLDYSIHSKFVYLSFYLAVPVFAAFFRSLFPSEFNSYLYYGILIFGGLSAAIVAITSPLFFTATIDAYYIFTFAVFFYGFYILVASILKKKSGALLLLSGLLVFFAVFFQDTLYNKRIINTGYFSPIGLLAMVFSQAYLLASRYSQAFGAIVDLTKSLNKTNTSYGLFVPREFLKILNEHNFIDVKLGDVAEEEMTILYNEIRTAQFLGDQSSAKENFEFINSYLGKVGPLIRDKNGFIDKYFGDAFLSLFSQKAEDALESAVGIQNILKEINMYRIGKGKEAVRVGTGLHKGPILLGTIGESERMEGAVISPSVTLATRVGQLCRMFDSSILITDHVLFGLEKPEQYSMRVLDRIQLKGHNSVVTILEVFNGQSDSVLNLFMDTKEEFERGIFNFRQRHFEEACVIFNRVLERNKLDQPARWYLEKSIHYCRVGSPNNWDGITVLDV, from the coding sequence ATGAACGTTCTTCGCTCATTCGTTTTATTTCTTTGTTTTACGTTTTGCTCCTGCGATTGGATCCAACCCGTACCGTTTCCCAAAGCGGAAAAAGGAATTTTAGATCTGCAGGATTGGGACTTTGAAAAGAACGGACCGGCTCTTCTCGAAGGAGAATTCCGTTTTTTATGGAAAACCTTTTCTTCGGAATCGTGGCCGCAAAATTCTTCCTTTGCTTCCGTGCCGAAATCTTGGATCAAGCTTACGGACGAGGAAGGAAAGAATTTTCCTTCCTTGGGATATGCGACTTATTTTTTGAAAATCCGACTTCCGGATTCTCTCGTGAATCAGGAACTCGCATTGCAAGCCGATATTTCGGAAACCGCATACGAGGTGTATCTCGGTTCTCAAAAGTTAGGAAAGATCGGAGACATTGGAATCAGTTCGGAAACTTCCCGACCGGAATGGAACAAAAAGATTTTTTCCTTTTACAACACGGAAAAGGAACCGGTTTTGAAAATTCTAATATCCAATTTTCATCATGCACGGGGCGGGTTGACCGGAAAATTCTTTATCGGAAAGAGTTCGGCGATTCAATCGATCCGCGAAAAAAGATTAACGCTCGAAGTTTTCGTTTTCGGAAGTCTCGCGATCATGGGGCTCTATCATCTTACGCTGTTTCTTTTGAGACAGGATGAAAAATCGGTCCTATATTTCGGTATTCTTTGTCTGATCTATTGTTTTCGTTCCGCGAGTACGGGAGAAAATCTTATTCAGGTTTTGCTGCCCGGCCTGGACTATTCGATTCACTCTAAGTTCGTGTATCTTTCGTTTTATTTGGCGGTTCCCGTTTTTGCGGCTTTCTTTCGTTCCTTATTTCCGTCCGAGTTTAATTCGTATTTATATTACGGAATTCTAATTTTTGGAGGTTTGTCCGCCGCCATCGTTGCGATCACTTCTCCTTTGTTTTTTACGGCTACGATCGACGCGTATTATATCTTTACGTTTGCAGTGTTTTTTTACGGATTTTACATTCTGGTTGCGTCGATTCTCAAGAAAAAAAGCGGAGCGCTTCTCCTTCTGAGCGGGCTGCTCGTGTTCTTCGCGGTGTTTTTTCAGGACACTCTTTACAACAAAAGAATCATCAACACGGGTTATTTCTCTCCGATCGGGCTTTTGGCGATGGTTTTTTCGCAGGCGTATCTCCTTGCGAGTCGTTATTCGCAGGCATTCGGTGCGATCGTGGATCTGACAAAGTCGCTTAACAAAACGAATACTTCCTACGGTCTTTTCGTTCCGAGGGAATTTCTAAAAATTCTGAACGAACACAACTTTATCGATGTGAAACTCGGGGATGTCGCGGAAGAAGAGATGACGATTCTTTACAACGAAATTCGAACCGCGCAGTTTCTCGGGGATCAGTCTTCGGCAAAGGAGAATTTCGAGTTCATTAATTCGTATCTCGGAAAAGTCGGTCCTCTAATCCGGGATAAGAACGGTTTTATCGACAAGTATTTCGGGGACGCCTTTCTTTCCCTATTCTCCCAAAAAGCCGAAGACGCGTTGGAAAGCGCCGTAGGAATTCAAAATATATTAAAAGAAATTAATATGTATCGGATCGGAAAAGGAAAGGAAGCCGTGCGCGTGGGAACCGGACTGCACAAAGGACCGATTCTTCTCGGAACGATCGGAGAATCGGAACGTATGGAAGGCGCGGTGATTTCTCCTTCGGTTACGCTCGCGACGAGAGTCGGGCAACTTTGCCGTATGTTCGATTCTTCCATTTTGATTACGGATCACGTTTTATTCGGTTTGGAAAAACCGGAACAATATTCCATGCGCGTTCTGGATCGGATTCAATTGAAAGGCCACAACTCGGTCGTAACGATTTTAGAAGTTTTTAATGGACAATCGGATTCCGTTCTCAATCTTTTTATGGATACGAAAGAGGAGTTCGAACGGGGGATTTTCAATTTCAGACAAAGACATTTCGAAGAAGCCTGCGTTATTTTCAATCGGGTTTTGGAAAGAAACAAGTTGGATCAACCCGCCCGCTGGTATCTCGAAAAATCCATTCATTACTGCAGGGTCGGCTCTCCGAATAATTGGGACGGAATCACCGTCTTGGACGTCTAA
- a CDS encoding sugar-binding protein, which yields MKRLLFSILILSNFVVFGIEPENFSAIQKRFLEEVNKNNLPFEFEFGSGEESCKNDFNKDGIEDLAMTMRVKPGDSLDSPAMDQNGFLAIALGDANGGYRFDSMIPMIPCNSCGGVYGRPDVTLECGNGKIKISSYGGSNWRWSNSETIRWKSSGWEWIGTDTHSYHTSFGDGLRSSFNRINLDSTRSYEGRMESEQESVPPKAEVRFKKIVSALTKQKLSMDESWDSLSVLPFEIQDKSWMTAKNKDWKGPQDLSFRVRSAWNSDTLGLQISVRDDKIQFCKSKSDDCDAIEIVLDPDSSLLDFDTNSGVRKRLGSQAAIVSLSLSEEKKVRTRLNRKENPKSGIETKLISTNDGYSILCRIPWTVFGKENVSRFRNGFKFLASVTVQDWDDESKPIQRLSTSPIKGSDPYTLGELELIPEKYSLGPWKQEN from the coding sequence ATGAAACGTCTTCTTTTTTCGATCCTAATTCTTTCCAATTTCGTCGTATTCGGAATCGAACCGGAAAATTTCTCCGCGATTCAAAAACGTTTTTTAGAAGAAGTCAACAAGAACAATCTCCCGTTCGAATTCGAGTTCGGCAGCGGAGAAGAATCCTGCAAAAACGATTTCAACAAAGATGGAATCGAGGATCTCGCGATGACCATGCGCGTAAAACCGGGGGATTCTTTGGATAGTCCCGCGATGGATCAAAACGGATTTTTAGCGATCGCGCTCGGAGATGCAAACGGAGGTTATCGATTCGATTCCATGATTCCGATGATTCCCTGTAATTCCTGCGGAGGAGTTTACGGAAGACCGGACGTAACTCTCGAATGCGGAAACGGAAAGATCAAGATCAGTTCTTACGGAGGTTCGAACTGGAGATGGTCGAACTCGGAAACGATTCGATGGAAGTCTTCCGGTTGGGAATGGATCGGAACCGATACGCATAGTTATCATACTTCGTTTGGAGACGGATTGCGTTCTTCCTTCAACCGGATCAACCTCGATTCCACCCGAAGTTACGAAGGCAGAATGGAATCGGAACAAGAATCCGTTCCCCCAAAAGCCGAAGTTCGGTTTAAAAAAATCGTTTCCGCTTTGACCAAACAAAAACTTTCCATGGATGAATCCTGGGATTCGTTGTCCGTTCTCCCGTTTGAAATCCAAGATAAAAGTTGGATGACCGCAAAAAACAAAGATTGGAAAGGACCGCAGGACCTTTCGTTCCGAGTTCGATCCGCTTGGAATTCCGATACGCTCGGACTGCAAATTTCGGTTCGAGACGACAAGATTCAATTCTGCAAATCGAAATCGGACGACTGCGACGCGATCGAAATCGTTCTGGACCCGGACTCGAGTCTTTTGGATTTCGATACGAATTCCGGTGTTCGCAAAAGGCTCGGTTCCCAAGCCGCAATCGTTTCCTTGAGTTTATCGGAAGAAAAGAAAGTCCGTACCCGACTGAATCGGAAAGAAAACCCTAAGAGCGGAATCGAAACGAAACTCATTTCGACAAACGACGGTTATTCGATCCTCTGTAGAATTCCGTGGACGGTTTTCGGAAAAGAAAACGTTTCGAGATTCCGAAACGGATTTAAGTTTTTGGCGAGCGTTACCGTTCAGGATTGGGACGACGAATCCAAACCGATCCAGCGATTGTCGACTTCTCCGATCAAAGGGAGCGATCCTTATACTTTGGGAGAACTCGAATTGATTCCGGAAAAATATTCCCTTGGTCCTTGGAAACAGGAGAATTAA
- the lsa25.6 gene encoding Lsa25.6 family adhesin, whose product MTAYFLLILLLFTVQNCNPPFETTSHDQNKDGQIDNRLYTKSDSKISIFMETFEYQKNVPDDWTWLKMDSKNPQSYQTFYNEIASKDPDKVDIKIWYGPDNLKLIEKDDKDSDGFFETTQYYNRFAKPKLTSGIIARIEIDSDQDGKSDLWIYPMKRMELDTNKDGIPDKMSADIKVISEVLKSFKSFSQKKDLLELSPHQSWAIHPEFIQDESLKAMIPFSL is encoded by the coding sequence ATGACTGCTTATTTTCTCTTGATTCTTTTACTCTTTACTGTGCAAAACTGCAATCCTCCATTTGAAACGACCTCCCACGACCAAAACAAAGACGGGCAAATCGACAATCGGCTTTATACGAAATCGGATTCGAAGATTTCTATTTTTATGGAAACCTTCGAATATCAAAAGAATGTCCCCGATGATTGGACCTGGTTGAAGATGGACAGCAAGAATCCGCAGTCGTATCAAACTTTTTACAACGAGATCGCTTCCAAAGATCCGGATAAAGTCGATATTAAGATCTGGTATGGACCCGATAACCTAAAATTAATCGAAAAAGACGATAAGGATTCGGACGGTTTCTTCGAAACGACTCAATATTATAATCGTTTCGCAAAGCCGAAACTAACCTCAGGTATCATTGCAAGAATTGAAATCGATTCCGATCAAGATGGAAAATCTGATCTCTGGATTTATCCCATGAAACGAATGGAATTGGATACAAACAAAGACGGAATTCCGGATAAAATGAGCGCCGATATAAAAGTAATTTCGGAAGTTTTAAAAAGCTTTAAATCCTTTTCACAAAAAAAAGATTTATTAGAACTTTCGCCCCATCAATCCTGGGCAATTCATCCTGAATTCATCCAAGATGAATCTTTAAAAGCGATGATTCCATTTTCTTTATAA
- a CDS encoding DUF1761 domain-containing protein produces MFAEFYGIRPLSVILATVASFIVGMIWYTVFGKLWMKLQNAQEKDLNKDNMGTTYFTAIAISLVQFLVLDWMIGRMDFRSIGQSALLGGIIALFFLVLDDFSRNLWEPQRKSPVFIALNAGNTLLSFIVGGAVLGIG; encoded by the coding sequence ATGTTCGCAGAATTTTACGGAATTCGTCCTTTGTCCGTGATCTTGGCGACGGTAGCGTCCTTTATCGTCGGTATGATCTGGTATACTGTATTCGGCAAATTATGGATGAAACTTCAAAACGCTCAGGAAAAGGATTTGAATAAGGACAACATGGGCACGACGTATTTTACGGCGATCGCGATTTCCCTCGTTCAATTTTTGGTGCTGGATTGGATGATCGGAAGGATGGACTTTCGCAGTATCGGGCAGTCCGCTTTGTTAGGAGGAATCATCGCGTTATTCTTTTTGGTTCTCGATGATTTTTCCCGCAATTTGTGGGAGCCGCAACGAAAATCCCCCGTTTTTATCGCATTGAATGCGGGAAATACGCTCCTTAGTTTTATCGTAGGCGGTGCGGTACTGGGAATCGGTTAA
- a CDS encoding AraC family transcriptional regulator — MDLLSEILTAAAWKNDILARTSMYKSWGLKFPCDKSGGFHILSQGSCYVRFKGKCIPLEKGDILFIAKGFDHELVSSPNDKTMDIGKFREIFPKESDLKGVPITTFVSVRYEVPETSQHPFFHELPDHILIRSGEIPSHHPLHTTLVLISQEVDSGLGSDLILQRLTDILLYYVIRHWLETHPALSPGWRSAFKDEKILAALEAIHKKPAYSWTLENLARAVGISRASLANRFRDVLGCTPMDYLARLRIEKGRSLIQDQGATLEEVARTVGYSSAFAFSKAFKRIHGVSPRNEDAQKIRNVS, encoded by the coding sequence ATGGACCTGCTTTCCGAAATCTTAACCGCCGCCGCTTGGAAGAACGACATTCTCGCGAGAACTTCGATGTATAAATCTTGGGGTTTAAAGTTCCCCTGCGACAAAAGCGGAGGTTTTCATATTCTTTCGCAGGGTTCTTGTTACGTTCGTTTTAAAGGAAAGTGTATTCCATTAGAAAAAGGTGATATTCTATTTATCGCAAAAGGATTCGATCATGAACTCGTATCCTCTCCGAACGATAAGACCATGGACATCGGAAAATTTCGGGAGATCTTTCCGAAAGAATCCGATCTGAAAGGCGTTCCGATCACGACTTTCGTTTCGGTTCGTTACGAGGTTCCGGAAACGAGTCAACATCCTTTCTTTCACGAACTGCCCGATCATATTCTGATTCGTTCGGGAGAAATTCCATCGCATCATCCTTTGCACACGACTTTGGTTTTGATTTCTCAGGAAGTCGATTCCGGACTCGGCTCCGATCTAATTCTGCAAAGACTTACGGATATTCTTCTTTATTATGTGATTCGTCATTGGCTCGAAACGCATCCGGCTCTTTCTCCAGGATGGAGAAGCGCTTTTAAGGACGAAAAGATTCTTGCCGCTCTCGAAGCGATTCATAAGAAACCGGCTTATTCTTGGACACTGGAGAATCTTGCGAGGGCCGTGGGAATTTCCAGAGCTTCTCTTGCGAATCGTTTTCGGGACGTTTTAGGTTGTACACCGATGGATTATCTTGCAAGACTTCGAATCGAAAAAGGAAGAAGTCTGATCCAGGATCAAGGCGCCACGTTGGAAGAGGTGGCTCGAACTGTAGGATATTCCTCCGCCTTCGCCTTTTCCAAAGCGTTTAAAAGAATCCACGGAGTTTCTCCACGAAACGAGGACGCTCAAAAAATCAGAAACGTTTCCTGA
- a CDS encoding NAD(P)H-binding protein codes for MKIFVYAASGLVSGLVVENLLAKGHEVYAASRKPESGKQAKNLHWVKADASQPNEGLEVLDQVDRAFFLCPPGYTDQYSVLNPWIEKAKSKKLQKVVLMTAFGIDHSPEDLPFRKLEIALEKSGLPYNIIRPNWFMQNFQTFWISGILKDKKIYFPAGNAKTSFIDARDIAATATTLLLDDSHNGKEYALTGKESITHDEVAQKLSKATGLKIDFADITPEDFKKGLVGAGVPEDYANVLVYIAGNLKEGHAAPIVDSVKQITGKEPISFEQYANDNRKVWLN; via the coding sequence ATGAAAATTTTTGTTTATGCGGCGAGCGGTTTGGTTTCAGGGCTCGTTGTGGAGAATTTATTGGCAAAAGGGCATGAAGTCTATGCTGCTTCCAGAAAGCCCGAAAGCGGAAAACAAGCAAAGAATCTGCATTGGGTAAAAGCGGACGCTTCCCAGCCGAACGAAGGCTTGGAAGTTTTGGATCAAGTAGACCGCGCCTTCTTTCTTTGTCCTCCGGGTTATACTGACCAATACAGCGTCTTGAATCCGTGGATCGAAAAGGCAAAGTCTAAAAAATTACAAAAAGTTGTACTCATGACCGCGTTCGGAATCGATCATTCACCCGAAGATCTTCCGTTTCGAAAATTGGAAATCGCCCTGGAAAAATCGGGACTTCCTTACAACATCATTCGTCCGAATTGGTTTATGCAGAACTTTCAAACCTTTTGGATCAGCGGAATCCTGAAAGATAAGAAGATTTACTTCCCCGCAGGAAACGCAAAGACAAGTTTTATCGATGCGAGAGATATCGCAGCGACCGCGACTACATTGCTGCTGGACGATTCACATAACGGAAAAGAATACGCGCTTACCGGAAAAGAATCCATCACACACGACGAAGTCGCTCAGAAATTATCCAAGGCGACCGGACTCAAAATCGACTTTGCGGACATCACCCCCGAAGACTTTAAGAAGGGTTTGGTGGGAGCGGGAGTTCCCGAAGATTACGCGAACGTTTTGGTGTATATCGCGGGTAATTTGAAGGAAGGACACGCAGCTCCAATCGTAGATTCGGTAAAACAAATCACCGGAAAAGAACCCATCAGCTTTGAACAATACGCGAACGACAACCGGAAAGTCTGGCTGAATTAA
- a CDS encoding YbhB/YbcL family Raf kinase inhibitor-like protein: MKIKGLAFLFLISATLLHAEPFQLKSPELSSGKLIANEQVFNGFGCSGGNISPSLSWTGLPKETKTIAITVYDPDAPTGSGWWHWVVFNLPATTTSIPANAGNLEKNLLPKEAIQSRTDFGAAGYGGPCPPQGDKPHRYYFTVYALKDKIPADQNSSGALIGFYINSLKIGEAKLLAKYGR, from the coding sequence ATGAAAATCAAAGGACTCGCGTTCCTGTTTCTGATTTCCGCGACTCTGCTCCATGCGGAACCGTTCCAATTGAAAAGCCCCGAGCTTTCTTCCGGTAAGCTGATCGCCAACGAACAAGTGTTTAACGGCTTCGGATGTTCCGGCGGAAATATTTCTCCGTCCTTGTCTTGGACCGGACTTCCGAAAGAAACCAAAACGATTGCGATCACCGTATACGATCCGGACGCTCCGACCGGAAGCGGATGGTGGCATTGGGTGGTATTCAATCTTCCCGCGACTACGACTTCGATTCCGGCTAACGCAGGAAATCTTGAAAAGAATCTTCTTCCGAAAGAAGCGATCCAAAGCAGAACCGATTTCGGCGCGGCGGGTTACGGCGGACCTTGTCCACCGCAGGGAGATAAACCTCACCGCTATTACTTTACCGTTTACGCGCTCAAAGATAAGATCCCTGCGGATCAAAATTCTTCCGGAGCATTGATCGGCTTTTACATCAACTCTTTGAAAATCGGAGAAGCGAAACTGCTGGCGAAATACGGTCGTTAA
- a CDS encoding DNA-3-methyladenine glycosylase I, with the protein MKKGVTRCTWASKDPLYIDYHDLEWGTPLHDDRTLFEFLILEGAQAGLSWITILKKRDNYRKAFDHFDPVKVAAYSEKKIQSLMKDEGIIRNELKIRSAIANAKEFLNIQKEYGSFDKFIWGFVDHKTIHNSWKTTRDVPSKTAESDAMSKALKKRGFKFVGSTICYAFMQATGMVMDHTLDCFRYEKKPKK; encoded by the coding sequence ATGAAGAAAGGAGTCACTCGTTGCACTTGGGCCTCGAAAGATCCCCTTTATATCGACTATCACGATTTGGAATGGGGAACTCCGCTTCACGATGATCGAACTCTGTTCGAGTTCTTAATCTTAGAAGGAGCGCAAGCCGGACTTTCCTGGATTACGATTCTGAAAAAAAGAGACAACTACCGCAAGGCCTTTGATCATTTTGATCCCGTGAAAGTCGCCGCCTATTCCGAAAAGAAAATTCAATCCTTGATGAAAGACGAAGGAATTATCCGCAACGAATTGAAAATCCGTTCGGCGATCGCAAACGCAAAAGAATTTTTGAATATTCAAAAAGAATACGGTTCCTTCGACAAGTTTATCTGGGGATTCGTGGATCATAAAACGATCCATAATTCTTGGAAAACGACGCGGGATGTTCCGAGTAAAACGGCGGAGTCGGATGCGATGAGCAAGGCGTTGAAAAAACGAGGATTCAAATTCGTCGGGTCGACGATTTGTTACGCATTTATGCAGGCGACGGGAATGGTTATGGATCACACCCTGGATTGTTTTCGATACGAGAAGAAACCGAAGAAGTGA
- a CDS encoding DUF952 domain-containing protein — MGGRSYRAMVNSSEEWIYNLAAKKDYEAALQNGFYSTESLRTEGFIHSSKKNQVEDTANRIFSGRTDLVLLYVKTDRLKSPLKYEASDSPKFSKEDGKNIFPHIYGPLNTDAIEKAVAILPDADGKFRFPFLD, encoded by the coding sequence TTGGGCGGAAGATCATATCGCGCGATGGTGAATTCTTCCGAAGAATGGATTTATAATCTCGCCGCGAAGAAGGATTACGAAGCGGCGTTGCAAAACGGATTTTATAGTACGGAATCCTTACGTACGGAAGGGTTTATCCATAGCTCTAAAAAGAATCAAGTCGAGGACACGGCCAACCGGATCTTTTCGGGAAGAACGGACTTGGTTCTTTTATACGTAAAAACCGATCGATTGAAATCCCCTTTGAAATACGAGGCTTCCGATTCTCCCAAGTTTTCCAAAGAAGACGGGAAGAATATTTTTCCTCATATCTACGGACCTTTGAATACGGATGCGATCGAAAAGGCGGTGGCGATTTTGCCCGATGCGGACGGAAAATTTCGGTTTCCATTTTTAGATTGA
- a CDS encoding DUF2804 domain-containing protein, with protein MNLETEIRQETNLCDKSGNLNLNAVGWSKKPLHRCNLSGHYLRKKKWNYWCIYDENFLASFTISDVDYAGVIFVYWLNRKTGDFEEGTIITPFGSGVSLGQLLGSNATYIGNNARLQFFREEEGYRLSINFSPSNKIPVQAEIFVPVPETWETLNVVVPWSKRRFQFTEKLFGVGAEGTVRYGAMEYKFSPETSFACLDYGRGVWPYSTKWNWASMMEHNANDKIGMNLGAGWTDGTGTTENAILINGRIYKIPSDAVFEIDRENWMKPWRLYTKDSQAIDLQFVPEFHRKAATNTGLFASSVHQMIGKFEGVIRLGKNEYKISNGQGWAEDHIARW; from the coding sequence ATGAACTTAGAGACTGAAATCAGACAAGAAACGAACCTTTGCGATAAATCCGGAAACCTAAACTTGAACGCCGTCGGCTGGTCCAAAAAGCCGTTACACAGATGTAATCTGAGCGGCCACTACTTAAGAAAAAAGAAATGGAACTATTGGTGTATCTATGACGAGAACTTCTTAGCTTCGTTCACGATTTCGGACGTGGATTATGCGGGAGTCATCTTCGTATATTGGCTCAATCGGAAAACGGGCGATTTCGAAGAAGGAACGATCATCACTCCGTTCGGATCGGGAGTCAGTCTCGGACAATTGTTGGGAAGCAACGCGACTTATATCGGAAACAATGCACGTCTGCAATTCTTCAGAGAAGAAGAAGGTTACCGATTGTCGATCAACTTCTCGCCGAGCAACAAAATCCCCGTGCAGGCGGAAATCTTCGTTCCCGTTCCTGAAACTTGGGAAACGTTAAACGTTGTCGTTCCTTGGTCCAAAAGAAGATTTCAGTTTACGGAGAAGTTGTTCGGAGTCGGAGCGGAAGGAACCGTTCGTTACGGAGCGATGGAATACAAGTTCAGTCCGGAAACTTCGTTCGCTTGTTTGGATTACGGAAGGGGGGTTTGGCCGTATTCCACAAAATGGAATTGGGCGTCGATGATGGAGCATAACGCGAACGATAAGATCGGAATGAACTTGGGCGCCGGTTGGACGGACGGAACAGGCACGACCGAAAACGCAATTTTAATCAACGGAAGAATCTACAAGATTCCTTCGGATGCGGTGTTTGAAATCGATCGTGAAAATTGGATGAAACCTTGGCGTCTTTATACGAAGGATTCACAAGCGATCGATCTGCAGTTCGTTCCCGAATTTCACAGAAAGGCCGCGACGAATACCGGATTGTTCGCGTCTTCCGTTCATCAGATGATCGGAAAATTCGAGGGAGTGATCCGTCTCGGCAAAAACGAATATAAGATTTCCAACGGACAAGGTTGGGCGGAAGATCATATCGCGCGATGGTGA
- a CDS encoding SBBP repeat beta-propeller lipoprotein, LipL53 family: protein MKYYLTILILWIQLHGCMPANHMNVGDPGTTEYWLAQILGRIHPLIFRENTGTLEWTELLGKSGGTTLGKHLALDPSLLPIVMGETNTNLFTGSLIGVQDLIVAKYDSFQNRIWTKQLGAAAATLTLSRMAADSAGNSYVLGYTNAPFSGPLSSGQDLFIVKLSVDGNPIWIKQAGPTGGSYFVNPLGICVDTAGNVYASGDSNGPFGGAYSATTNTFVAQFDSQGNQVWVKQFFVSGANSNGGSIVCDAASGSVYFTGWGGANFQTETAPGIGGNDMFIFKYDSSGNRQFVVYQAQSGREILSGPIATDLSGNIIVGAESNADFGTGATGVGYFGSILKYNSSGTLLWGRQLGEDVASSQTSVYDLRTDLAGNIFVTGITNANLITGGSSSTGTNDAFFAKYNPNGDLQWVRQTGVSGSSIQGYGIVIDLEGTMYSVGHTNAPMNGTALNGTQDLFLVKYR from the coding sequence ATGAAATATTATCTTACGATTCTCATCCTTTGGATTCAATTGCACGGTTGCATGCCGGCCAATCACATGAACGTAGGCGATCCGGGAACGACCGAGTATTGGCTGGCTCAGATCCTAGGAAGAATTCATCCTCTCATCTTTCGGGAAAACACCGGAACCTTGGAATGGACCGAGCTTTTAGGAAAGTCGGGAGGAACCACACTCGGCAAACACTTGGCATTGGATCCTTCTCTCTTGCCGATCGTTATGGGAGAAACGAATACGAATCTTTTCACCGGTAGTTTAATCGGCGTTCAAGATTTGATCGTCGCAAAGTACGACTCGTTCCAGAATAGAATCTGGACGAAACAACTCGGCGCTGCGGCCGCGACGCTTACCCTATCCCGTATGGCAGCCGATTCGGCCGGAAATTCGTACGTGCTCGGTTATACGAACGCGCCCTTTTCCGGTCCGCTAAGCAGCGGTCAGGATTTATTCATCGTAAAACTCTCCGTAGACGGAAACCCGATCTGGATCAAACAAGCAGGACCGACCGGAGGAAGCTACTTCGTAAATCCACTGGGGATCTGCGTGGATACCGCGGGAAACGTCTATGCCTCCGGAGATTCGAACGGTCCCTTCGGCGGGGCTTATAGCGCTACTACGAATACGTTCGTCGCTCAATTCGATTCCCAAGGAAACCAAGTTTGGGTTAAACAATTTTTCGTTTCAGGCGCGAACTCGAACGGGGGAAGTATCGTGTGTGATGCGGCTTCCGGTTCGGTATATTTTACCGGATGGGGCGGAGCCAACTTTCAAACGGAAACGGCTCCCGGGATCGGCGGAAACGATATGTTCATCTTCAAATACGACTCGAGCGGAAATCGACAGTTCGTCGTCTACCAAGCGCAGAGCGGACGAGAGATTTTATCGGGACCGATTGCCACCGATCTTTCGGGAAATATTATCGTGGGAGCAGAAAGTAACGCCGATTTCGGGACCGGAGCTACGGGAGTAGGTTACTTCGGATCGATCTTAAAATATAATTCGAGCGGAACCCTTCTTTGGGGAAGACAACTCGGTGAGGACGTCGCGTCATCTCAGACTTCCGTCTACGATCTAAGAACGGATCTCGCGGGCAATATCTTTGTCACAGGAATCACAAACGCGAACTTGATCACCGGCGGTTCGAGCAGCACCGGAACAAACGATGCATTCTTTGCAAAATACAACCCAAACGGAGATTTGCAATGGGTCCGTCAGACCGGCGTCTCGGGAAGTTCGATCCAAGGTTATGGAATCGTCATCGATCTGGAAGGAACGATGTATTCGGTCGGTCATACGAACGCGCCGATGAACGGAACCGCATTGAACGGAACCCAGGATTTGTTCCTCGTCAAATACCGTTAA